The Meles meles chromosome 15, mMelMel3.1 paternal haplotype, whole genome shotgun sequence genome contains the following window.
CCAGGACAACTCTGAAAAGAGTAATACAAACACATGTAAGAATTTAGCATGCTATAAAAGTGACATTGCAAATCGGTGAGACAAATTAGTCAAAACACTGTGATATATACATGTTGAGACAAATAATTTCTCTGGAAGGATTCACAGTGTGGCAAAAGTAGATGTCGCTAAGGGAGCAGGGAAATGGGCAGCTAGATATTTCTGTTGAAAACCTTCTGTACTTTGTCCTATCATGTGAATTGATTAGCTCTGAAGTCTGACtgcctgagatcaaaccccagcTCCCCCAATTGCTAACTCTTAACCTTCAGCAAATTCTTGACACTCTTCAAGCCTATCTCATTATTTGTCAAATGGACTGAATAAACTCTCAATAAACGTAAAATACtagcagaaacaacccaaatgcccacaaACTGATGAATGATTAAACGAATGTGATAGAACCAGGCAACTGAATTATCACAGTCCTAAAAGGCAATGATGTGGACActctacaacatggatgaactttgaagacaGGCCAAGTGAGAGAGGTCAGGCACAAAGgtcatgtattttattatttcatacatatgaaatgcccagaaaaggcaaatccagacagacagaaagcagatttcCTAGTTGTCGggggctgaagggaggagggaatgCGAAGTGATTGCTAATGGTTAAGGGGGGCTCTTTTTGGGGTAATGAGAATGTTAGGGGTTAGATAATGATGGTTGCACAAGCTTGTGAAAGTActaaatgacactaaattcacaGTCTCAAAAGGTGACTTTTATGGTATGctaattatatctcaatacaaaataatttttaaaaggcaaagtaCCAGTTTTTCCATGGTGACTTTTGGCAGTCCTCGCCCTCCCCCACTCCATTCCCTTTCAGTCTactcccctgccctcctctcccaactctcctctcccctgctccatctctactcccctcccctcccctcccctcctcttcctcccctcccctctctcccccttccctcccctctcttcccctccctcctgatGCTCCACCAGGTCCCAAGGAGCTCAGCTAGACGCTTGGCGCATGCGTGCTGCCCTGGTAGGCACGCTACCCCTAGCGCTTGGACACCCGCTGTTCTTTCCTTGAGGGGAGGGACTCCTCCAGCGGATTTTTCTCGTGAGCTTCGGTTGGACATGTTTAGAGAAGACGGCACGCGCCAGGATCGATGGAGGACGACCTAGCTTGCCCCTCAAGTTACATTTAGGTCCCTCCAGAAGTTTGATGACCAGTAACCTCCGGACGCTGTGCTCTGAAAGCCGGGTTGGCCGCCTACCGGCGCTCGCAAATACTGAAGGCTTTGGAGCCTTGTAGGCCTCAAATGGAAGCCTTGTTCTCCGCCTGCAGCGTGATCTTAGCCCATTGCTGAATCTTGCTAGTCAAGTGGCCCAGCGGGACTAGCCTTGCATGTTGTCGTGCACGTTCACTGGAGCGGTGCACAGGTGTTTAGGAGGCGGTGATTTTTTTCCCAGACCCGGTTCTGGAGGGCCCTCCTGCTGCTGCAGGTCACTTGGCTAGGCCCCTGTTACCAGCTGCCCCCAGGATAGATGTGAGCTCTTGCCATCCATCTGGTAGATTCCCCTATGATTTGTACTCCCCTTACCCAACCATAGCCCTAAATGGATAAGGCAACCCAAACCTTCTGGAGGGGTGTCCCGAGTCTCTTGTTTTCAAAAATCCCTATCTGATGGACATGGGATGTAGGGCAATATCCATGaaaatctttacatttttccTAGTCAAACAAGACTCATCTATCATCAAGTCTACTCAAAATGTCTTCTTTTAAGCCTCACCTCAGACCCTGATTCTGCCATTTCCCCCACTCCTGCTTTTTATGAACCCATAAAATCTCTCTCCCCATTTAGCCTTCCTAGGCCTAGACCaagttccttcttcttttcttcttacctttttctcttttctcccatccagcttcccattctttctttctcatgcaGCCTTTGATCCCCGCCCCACCAAAGAAAGACCACAGTTAACAGCATCTCAGAACTGAAAaggcttctttatttttaatctactaATTCTATTTATGATGTTTTATTAAGTCTTAAAATATATGCCAATAAATAGAGAAACgtatacctatctatctatctatgaatGAACAGTGGGTACCAGAGTGGTACAAACAATCTTAGCATCTCTTATATTGCATAGCCATAGTATCGAGCAATatccatttccttctccctctcgaTGAAATATTGCACTTTCCCCAAAGAGGTGTATTTGGCTGCATTCTCACGCTCTTGCTGAGCCTGCCTCTTCATGGCCTCCCTCTCTGGCCTCTGCTCTTTTGTGATGGGCTTTGACATGACCGGCTCAGGAACATTGGGTTTCCTCCATGGAATTGGTTGAAAGCAGAAGTCTTGGAGTAGAAATTGGCTTTGAGCTTTGGGTGGCGACCGGGGCTTGGTCACAGCAGTGGGGACAGGATCCCGCTGGAGAGAAGTGCAAGATGACGTTTTGTAGGGTGCAGGCCTCGAAGCAACAGACTGCGGGACACTAGGCCGGGTTGGGTTGGTCAAGCCTGGGCGGGTGGGATTGGTTGAAATTGGCCGAGCTGGTCTGGCAGGACCTGTCAAGGAGGCAGGAGTCGGCCGGGATGAATTGACTGCAACAGGCTGAGCTGAGCTAGTAGAACCAGGCCGGGCAGTGTAAGCCGTGGCAGACCGATGTGAGGCCAGAGACTGTGGCCTCCGAGGAACAGGTCGAGCTTGAGGCTTCTCGTAGGTTGGAAAAGGCAAAGGCACCAACTTGACCTTCCCAGGAGGTGGGAGCTCATACTCGGATGGAGATGGACACTCTTTGTCAGCACCTTTGTCTGGTTTCTGGACTTTGACTTGTTTTTTCTCAGGACCTTTGCCCTCACATGGTGTATCAAGCCACGGTTTGATAGCTGGGCGTGGCTGGGCATTTTTCAAGTTGCTGGAACTTACCAGGGCCCGGGAGGAAGACAGCCCGGTTTTCTTATCACTCTTCTTTCCCAGGGCATGAAAAACCTGCACAGACTCCAACATGTGCATGCCTAGGCAACTTCGAGGCTTCTTAAAGCTCTCTTGGCTAAGCTCGGGTTGATTTTTCTTCCGCTTCCCCTTGGGAATGGTTGGCTTCTCTTCTGCCTTGACTTTGTTTCCAGACTGCTTACTCTCTTCTGCTTTCTTGGGATTGTTTTCTCTGGTCCTTTTGGTCTTTTCCTGCCCATGGCTCTTCGTTTTGCTGGTCCCGCTGGATGCCGCTTTCTGAGACTTGCTGTTGGAATGCTTGGACCTGTTCGCAGGAGCCCTGTCACCATCTGCAACATTGCAAATAACCACTTCTTCCCCTAACAGGCACTCTGGGTTCTTCGCCTGGATTTTGGTCTTGGGAGCGCCATTGATCGGCTCAGTGGCTTTGTGTTTGTTCTTCCTGACGTGATCAGAGGGAGCCTTTACGACACTTGATTTTTCTTGCACCTGTTTCAACTTGTTGACTCTGGTATCTTTGGCTTTCATCACCTCGGGACCTTTGGCTTCATCAAGGTCTTTCAAGGAATTAAAGAGCTGAGGAAGATGAATGTCCTCCACTAGTGTAGTGATGTCTGCAAAACCACTACTACATTCATTCCCATTTTCAAGGGTCACTTGGTCTTCAAGACCCAGAGTATTTTTTCCCAGATTGGTGTTTTCAGAAACAGGCTTCTCCTCCTGGCCCAGGGGATCGATGCAGGCCAGGAGCTGGTGAATATCAGGAATTTCTAAAGGAAGTAGGGGAGGATCTTGGTTTTCTATTGGGATCTGGTAGACATCCAGAGGCTTTGAAAGCTTGATTTTAATATCATCCAAATTCTTATTCTCTGTTTGTTCCTGGCTTGGAGCTGGAGGCAATGCCAGGACATTATTAGAACTCTGGACTGGAGCTATCATTGAGATGTCTCCAAGGTCAGGTGGTGGCTTACTTTCAAGGATCTGGATATTTCTGCTACTGCAGGACTTGGGGAATTTTGGAGTTTGTGGCAGACAATATGTCTGACCCGGAGGTTGTAAGCCCAGGGGAGTCTCCATACCCAGGGAAGTCTCCATCACTACAAAGGAATCAAGGAAAAAGTCATTCCCTGGTAAGTGAGATGCTCCCCCTAGACACTAACACAGGAATCATGTACCTTCCAGCAATGGGCAGGGCGGTTCTACCAGCTTTTCTTAAGAATCAAGGACAGCAGGGTGCGCTAGGAGATACAGGAAGGGACTTCTAGTTCTTACAGGTGATCATTTGGTGTCACTGATTCTTGgtgttctttgtattttatagGGTTGTTATAAGTCAAATAAGAAGTAAAGTGGtttttatattatgaaatttTCAACAAAGCCTAGCTTTCTCATATAGAGTCACTTCAAGTCTCTCCCCTTTCCTTAGAGAATAAGAATGCTTCACACTGTGTACTGGGAGAGGGAATGGAGCTCTTCCTAATAAAATACACAAGCCCGGGTAAATTCTTAGCCTGCTTGCTCTGGACAGGATTTCGGAACGTGAGGTCTCAAATCCTGGTGTGAATTAAGGAAGTAAGGAAAAGTTAAACTGGCTCCATCCCAACAAGAGTTCCGAGACACTTTCCGAAGACACTGAAGCAATAGCTCAGGGAAGGGAGCTCATTACCTTGGGACAGTATGGGGAGGCTGATTTGGCTAGGCCGGTGACATGTGTGGCAGCCCTCACTATGCTCTTGGGGTTCCTGCACCTGCAGCTTAGCCGGCCATCCCAGTGTGCCACTTTCCCACCTCCATGCAGGCTTCTGAAATAGAGCCCGAAGGTGGAGAGCACTGAGTGAGGGTCGTGGTTATTTCTGTCTCGGGACTCAAGTTCTGCCAATCTGTGGACTCACTAGCTCTCAGCTGCAGGTTTCACCCTCTTTTTGACCGCTGAccttgtttctctccctctcgctgCCTTTACTCACCTTGAAAACTTGTTTCTGTGATGGGCTGAGCAGACACAGTGTAGTATATTCCAGAGGTGGAAGCTGGTGGTACGACGCTTGCAGGCTGAACCTCCTTGAGGACCATTACCATTTCCGGCTGAGGGACAGAAGCCCTACTCCCCACATAGGACACTGAGCCATAGGACTGCAAGCAGGGGCCAAATTCTCCA
Protein-coding sequences here:
- the C15H2orf78 gene encoding uncharacterized protein C2orf78 homolog; this translates as MRSLASAAPTSSRIGSSSHVSAVDVSSSSLTMSENFPNPSLLGPPNSLQLSLPVVTNAASLTGNVCNFSRVSAPAVSSAWLLPSVSGASFQPLMGSAYLYQHSSTTMLSGVTGQSQLSTAAASYPGVFEWDVTGSTEKKSSSLGDFTVTVIDQDAAVSSLSLAAPYDKTSEASSMVSLYPSLSASLVQGTPSQMPNQGHGLALPYQEGRQVYYYNQGTLGPLLSGEFGPCLQSYGSVSYVGSRASVPQPEMVMVLKEVQPASVVPPASTSGIYYTVSAQPITETSFQVMETSLGMETPLGLQPPGQTYCLPQTPKFPKSCSSRNIQILESKPPPDLGDISMIAPVQSSNNVLALPPAPSQEQTENKNLDDIKIKLSKPLDVYQIPIENQDPPLLPLEIPDIHQLLACIDPLGQEEKPVSENTNLGKNTLGLEDQVTLENGNECSSGFADITTLVEDIHLPQLFNSLKDLDEAKGPEVMKAKDTRVNKLKQVQEKSSVVKAPSDHVRKNKHKATEPINGAPKTKIQAKNPECLLGEEVVICNVADGDRAPANRSKHSNSKSQKAASSGTSKTKSHGQEKTKRTRENNPKKAEESKQSGNKVKAEEKPTIPKGKRKKNQPELSQESFKKPRSCLGMHMLESVQVFHALGKKSDKKTGLSSSRALVSSSNLKNAQPRPAIKPWLDTPCEGKGPEKKQVKVQKPDKGADKECPSPSEYELPPPGKVKLVPLPFPTYEKPQARPVPRRPQSLASHRSATAYTARPGSTSSAQPVAVNSSRPTPASLTGPARPARPISTNPTRPGLTNPTRPSVPQSVASRPAPYKTSSCTSLQRDPVPTAVTKPRSPPKAQSQFLLQDFCFQPIPWRKPNVPEPVMSKPITKEQRPEREAMKRQAQQERENAAKYTSLGKVQYFIEREKEMDIARYYGYAI